Proteins from a genomic interval of Scomber scombrus chromosome 11, fScoSco1.1, whole genome shotgun sequence:
- the LOC133990236 gene encoding CD48 antigen-like, producing the protein MLGLLLCKELAGSSAVTTVFLQKGKNLHLDVNKPVVIPEVHEFRWRVNNTHNVVRLFPDKRARISDSYEGRVEFSVQNHSLLLKNLQQNDSGDYTALINGDNIERVAEYKVIIQDPVSPVQLSVNSVSNSTESCNLTVTCSTEDSLINSTFRCDNQTCNQEGGEQSENTTSGSSLRVYLFNDFIICNHSNQISWTRDMTEIQPLCSPTAGSQSISLCLVKTVVFSVGLIIMVSVVISVHLMKRPKKQE; encoded by the exons ATGCTGGGACTTCTGCTCTGCAAAGAATTAGCAG GGTCCAGTGCTGTGACAACTGTGTTTTTGCAGAAAGGGAAGAATTTACATCTGGATGTTAACAAACCTGTTGTTATACCAGAAGTTCATGAATTTAGGTGGAGAGTCAATAATACTCACAATGTAGTGAGATTATTTCCTGATAAAAGAGCAAGAATAAGTGACAGTTATGAAGGAAGGGTTGAGTTTTCTGTACAAAATCACTCTTTGCTTTTGAAAAATTTGCAACAAAATGACAGTGGAGATTACACTGCACTCATAAATGGGGACAACATCGAACGCGTAGCTGAATACAAGGTCATAATTCAAG ATCCAGTGTCTCcagttcagctgtcagtgaacTCTGTGTCTAACAGCACAGAGTCCTGTAACCTCACTGTGACCTGCAGTACAGAGGACTCTCTCATCAACAGCACTTTTAGATGTGACAACCAAACCTGCAatcaggagggaggagagcagtCAGAGAACACAACCTCTGGTTCTTCTCTCCGTGTCTACCtgttcaatgacttcatcatctgtaaccatagcaaccagaTCAGCTGGACCAGAGACATGACGGAGATTCAGCCTCTCTGTTCTCCAACTGCTG GTTCACAGAGTATCTCTCTGTGCCTGGTGAAGACAGTCGTGTTCTCTGTTGGTCTGATCATCATGGTGTCTGTCGTCATcagtgtccacctgatgaagaGGCCCAAGAAGCAAGAATGA